One window of the Eucalyptus grandis isolate ANBG69807.140 chromosome 8, ASM1654582v1, whole genome shotgun sequence genome contains the following:
- the LOC104438128 gene encoding LOW QUALITY PROTEIN: auxin-binding protein ABP19a (The sequence of the model RefSeq protein was modified relative to this genomic sequence to represent the inferred CDS: inserted 2 bases in 1 codon) → MSILQTFILFSFLLSASHAAVQDFCVADLXRPRGPRGYSCKKVSAVTVNDFVFSGLGVAGNTSGLIKAAVTTAFANQFPGLNGLGISLARLDLAPGGVIPLHTHPGGSEVLFVIQGSISAGFISSSANTVYLKTLNKGDSMIFPQGLLHFQLNAGKGPALAIVSFSSPSPGLQILDFALFANNFPSELVEATTFLDDAQVKKLKGVLGGTG, encoded by the exons ATGTCAATACTCCAAACCTTCATTCtgttctccttcctcctttccGCCTCCCACGCGGCGGTCCAGGACTTCTGCGTTGCAGACCT TCGGCCCCGAGGGCCCCGCGGCTACTCCTGCAAGAAGGTCTCAGCAGTCACCGTGAATGACTTTGTCTTCTCAGGCCTCGGCGTGGCTGGGAACACCTCTGGCCTCATCAAGGCTGCGGTGACCACGGCATTTGCAAACCAGTTCCCTGGCCTGAATGGGCTCGGCATCTCTTTGGCCCGCCTGGACCTAGCCCCTGGTGGGGTCATTCCATTGCACACGCACCCGGGTGGCTCGGAGGTCCTTTTTGTCATCCAAGGGTCAATTTCTGCCGGGTTCATCTCATCATCAGCGAACACCGTCTACTTGAAGACCCTCAACAAAGGGGATAGCATGATTTTCCCTCAGGGGCTATTGCACTTCCAATTGAATGCTGGTAAAGGTCCAGCACTTGCCATAGTCAGCTTCAGCAGTCCAAGCCCTGGGCTTCAAATCTTGGACTTTGCTCTGTTCGCTAATAATTTTCCTTCTGAGTTGGTGGAGGCCACCACTTTCCTTGATGATGCTCAGGTCAAGAAGCTCAAGGGCGTTCTTGGTGGCACTGGCTAA
- the LOC104438123 gene encoding uncharacterized protein LOC104438123 — protein MATQPSEEQGNWNHAKPAADIEIVCAIVGSASPQSGGASGNSKKEVGGTYYRPLLQAAFKGDWQSAKTFFKQDDASKTTKITSRSETLLHIAALSAQDQFLEKLVKLLHQEKLEALEEVDCDGRTALHNAVLCGRIRMVKALVKSKLKLTQVADNEGLVPLGISAVEASMHKEIAWFLAENTTDEQGHFFSSPSAIKIIINLTKAGHHDITLYLVRRYPQLIDKGRSKHANPLDILDALARNESHFRSGTRLSVFEALIYKCIPVGLNNEPTNKNSDPGFLCKLIVALQYLTMLLWKATKIIVPTIKRIHEMKLRHVAAIELAKKVCDVISHGETTEITDVLEKKDLLLQATISGVTEIVKLCIQYFPELILNRSDRKRLVTEAVKYRQERTLRLFLKVSSTNKLSLVLGPTDEESKMMLMAAAENRAREYYPNFDAETNVAGVAFQMQREVQWYKAVESWVIPFQASANHHKKTHWNEFLEKHKELIEEAEKSMKNTANSCMLVSALIAAVLFAAAFTVPGGNNDKSGVPLLLGQDSFRIFAISDTLGLFSSMTAILIFLGILTSHYEAQDFLYSLPTKIIMGLSLLFLSLASMLVAFVATLTMVLHKRPDWGLIPVALMASIPVVLFAVSQLPLPFQLMRSTYGPSIFHPEDIWD, from the exons ATGGCAACGCAACCAAGTGAAGAACAAGGAAATTGGAATCATGCAAAACCAGCAGCAG ATATTGAAATTGTTTGTGCAATCGTTGGATCAGCTTCTCCCCAATCTGGAGGTGCTTCAG GAAATTCCAAAAAGGAAGTGGGTGGAACCTATTACCGACCATTGTTGCAAGCTGCATTTAAGGGCGATTGGCAATctgctaaaacatttttcaaacaaGATGATGCTTCAAAGACCACCAAAATAACAAGCAGATCAGAAACATTGCTTCACATAGCTGCTTTGAGTGCACAAGACCAATTTTTGGAGAAGCTGGTTAAGCTCTTGCATCAAGAAAAGCTTGAAGCGCTTGAAGAGGTTGATTGCGATGGCCGCACAGCCCTCCACAATGCTGTCCTGTGTGGAAGGATAAGGATGGTCAAGGCATTAGTTAAAAGTAAATTAAAGTTGACGCAAGTCGCAGATAATGAAGGACTTGTTCCGTTGGGAATATCTGCTGTGGAAGCTTCTATGCATAAGGAGATTGCCTGGTTCCTGGCGGAAAATACAACAGATGAGCAAGGTCATTTCTTCAGCAGTCCCTCTGCGATCAAGATCATTATAAATCTCACCAAGGCTGGTCATCACG ATATCACCCTTTATCTAGTGAGGCGGTATCCTCAATTAATTGACAAGGGAAGAAGTAAGCATGCTAATCCCCTTGACATACTGGACGCGTTGGCGAGGAATGAGTCTCACTTTCGCAGCGGAACCAGGCTGAGTGTTTTTGAAGCATTGATATACAAAT GTATTCCAGTGGGCTTGAACAACGaaccaacaaataaaaattccGATCCAG GTTTTCTTTGCAAACTGATTGTAGCACTTCAATATCTTACAATGTTACTTTGGAAGGCCACCAAAATTATAG ttcCTACAATCAAGAGGATTCACGAGATGAAGCTGAGACACGTGGCGGCAATTGAGTTGGCAAAAAAAGTTTGTGATGTGATCTCTCATGGGGAAACTACTGAGATAACCGATGTTTTAGAAAAGAAAGACTTGCTACTTCAAGCTACAATATCGGGAGTCACTGAAATTGTGAAGCTGTGTATTCAATATTTTCCAGAGCTTATTTTGAATCGGTCTGATCGTAAGAGGTTGGTGACAGAAGCTGTGAAGTATCGCCAAGAAAGGACTCTCAGACTCTTTTTGAAGGTAAGCTCAACCAATAAGTTGTCATTAGTTTTAGGACCCACAGACGAAGAATCGAAAATGATGCTGATGGCAGCAGCAGAGAACAGGGCAAGAGAGTACTACCCTAATTTTGATGCGGAAACTAACGTAGCCGGAGTAGCGTTTCAAATGCAAAGAGAAGTCCAATGGTATAAG GCTGTGGAAAGCTGGGTTATCCCTTTTCAGGCATCTGCCAACCATCACAAGAAAACACATTGGAATGAATTCCTGGAGAAACACAAAGAGTTGATTGAGGAAGCAGAGAAGTCGATGAAGAACACAGCAAATTCATGTATGCTTGTGTCAGCTCTAATTGCCGCAGTATTGTTCGCAGCTGCTTTCACCGTGCCCGGAGGAAATAACGATAAAAGTGGAGTGCCGTTGTTGTTAGGACAAGATTCTTTCCGTATTTTTGCAATTTCGGATACGTTAGGTTTGTTCTCCTCCATGACGGCCATCTTGATATTCCTAGGCATTTTAACTTCGCACTATGAAGCACAAGATTTTCTCTATTCGTTGCCTACAAAGATCATAATGGGCCTCTCTTTACTCTTCCTTTCCTTGGCTTCCATGCTGGTGGCCTTCGTTGCAACTCTCACAATGGTGCTTCATAAGAGACCGGACTGGGGTCTAATTCCCGTCGCTTTGATGGCATCTATCCCAGTGGTTTTGTTCGCAGTATCACAGCTTCCCCTGCCATTCCAACTGATGAGATCCACTTATGGACCTAGCATCTTTCATCCCGAGGACATATGGGATTGA